The window GGCAATAAATGGGCTTCCAAAGATGCTGGAAAAAAGAAAGAAAATTAAGAATATCTCAAAAGTGAGTTCTAAGGAATTTAACAGATGGCTTAAAGAATTTACAATAAGTGCAAGAGAGATTGCATTAAAAGATTAAATTAAAATGAAAATACTTCTCCTTAATCCTCCGGCAAGACAGAAAAGTCATGAGAGCATTGTTGTCCCTCCTCTCGGGCTTGCATATCTTGCATCTTCCGCAAAAAAGGAAGGCTTTCATGTTTCCATTCTCGATGCCTTTGCGCTTGGCATGGACTGGAATGAGCTTGAATCAGCAGTTGAGAAGCTCTCTCCTGATATACTGGGGATAGGCGGCATGAGCCCTGTCATAGATACGACTTTCAGGGCTGTAAAATTACTCCGGGGCAAAGTAAAGACTATTATAATGGGCGGCCCCCATATTACCGCCTTTGGTGCCGGAATATTTGAACAATGTCCCGAGATAGACATAGGTGTTTACGGGGAAGGAGAGAGGACATTTGTCGAGCTTCTAAAATCAATATCAGAGAGGAAAACTTTTAACCATGTTGATGGGGTCATAACCAGAGAGTTTACCGGAAAACCAAGAGAGATGATAAAAGATATTGATTCAATCCCTTATCCAAGCCGCGATGGACTTCCAAATGATAGATACCGTTACCTTTTCGGATGGAAAGGAAAGATGACGACTATGTTCACTTCGCGGGGATGTCCTTATCACTGCGTCTTCTGCGATAAATCGGTGTTCGGTACAGGCTGGAGGTCGAGGTCGCCTGAAAATATTATTTCCGAGATAGAAGAGGTTGTAAATCTCTACGGGACGAGGAATATCATATTTTATGATGATCTTTTCACACTTCAAAAGGAAAGGGTCCTTAAACTTTGTGCACTGATAGAGGAGCGTAAGCTTAAAATCCAGTGGAAATGCGAGGGACGCGCTGACAGGATAGACAGGGAAATGCTGAGAACTATGAAAAAAGCAGGGTGCCAGGTTATTGCCTTTGGTGTTGAAAGCGGCAACCAGAAGGGCCTTGACTATCTTAAGAAATCCATGGACCTCGGAAAAGTGAAAGATGCTTTTTCCATGGCAAAAAAGGAAGGAATAGAGACGATTGCGTATTTCATTCTTGGAATACCCAACGAGACGTTTGATGAGGAAAAGAAGACCGTTGAATTTGCCCTGGAAATAGATCCTACCTATGCTCAGTTCAGTGCCCTATCCCCCTATTACGGGACATGGCTGTATGATGAAGCATTGAAGAATGGCTGGTACCGAGAGATAGATGCACAGAATCCGGCTGACAAAGATCTTAAAAGACCTGTAGTTGTCTCGGAACTCTGGGATGAGGACAAACTAAAAGAAATAGTCCGTTTTGCCTACAGGAGGTTTTACTTCAGGACCGGATATGTGTTAAGAAGGCTTAGATATTTTGCATCTCCTTCGAAATTTATTGAGCTTTTCATGTCGGGACTCTCTTTTTTGAGGTGGTATTTTATTGGAAGGCGGAATTGAAAAACTTTTGTTCTGGCTGTCAGATAAGTAAGAAGATAATTGATGCGAAAAAAAAGTAAACTTACAGAGTGCGATCATACAATATGAATATTAATAAAATGAAAGCCATTGATAAGTGGCTTGGAATTCCTCTCTGCGTATTTCTCACCATATTCAATAAAGTCT is drawn from Candidatus Schekmanbacteria bacterium and contains these coding sequences:
- a CDS encoding radical SAM protein, with protein sequence MKILLLNPPARQKSHESIVVPPLGLAYLASSAKKEGFHVSILDAFALGMDWNELESAVEKLSPDILGIGGMSPVIDTTFRAVKLLRGKVKTIIMGGPHITAFGAGIFEQCPEIDIGVYGEGERTFVELLKSISERKTFNHVDGVITREFTGKPREMIKDIDSIPYPSRDGLPNDRYRYLFGWKGKMTTMFTSRGCPYHCVFCDKSVFGTGWRSRSPENIISEIEEVVNLYGTRNIIFYDDLFTLQKERVLKLCALIEERKLKIQWKCEGRADRIDREMLRTMKKAGCQVIAFGVESGNQKGLDYLKKSMDLGKVKDAFSMAKKEGIETIAYFILGIPNETFDEEKKTVEFALEIDPTYAQFSALSPYYGTWLYDEALKNGWYREIDAQNPADKDLKRPVVVSELWDEDKLKEIVRFAYRRFYFRTGYVLRRLRYFASPSKFIELFMSGLSFLRWYFIGRRN